AAAAGTTTAatgtgataaaataatattatatatgatttgtACTATACTATTTGGATGGTTTAATATGTTCTTACTTCTtacttaatttaagaaaaaatttatgAGAGGAAATTTTGACTTTTAGTATCTTAAAAACTCCTTTACTCTAAtgggttaaatatatatatttaattataatgagAGGAAAGAGGGAGGAATCGAACTACTTGTTATTATGTTATTAACTGGTATGATAGAGTAGGGTTACTTCAGTTTCAGTTATAACAGCGTGCATTTAtccattaataaattattacaaacatgtaaaaaaatataaaaaaaattaaaataaataaaatagcaAACGAGGGAGGTGATGCTTTTGTGTATAAGTGTCATCTAATGAGTGAAATAGAGGTAGTATCTGTACGGGTAACATCTAATTAACCGagagattaatttttttttttatatttttagacaATCAGATTGCAACCACTAACGTAATTCCTTAGCCCATTCCTTCTTCAAATTCTCCGGTCattttttctagaaaaaaaaacttataatttgctatctttaaaaaaattatttaaaggacACTTGTCTATTAGTAAGGAATTGGATTGTTAATATACTTGTATTTATGCAGTACAGCTAAAGGatgtatttattattgaatGGAAAGATTTtagttaggatttaattatttaaataatattgatatggaaaaaagaaaaagttgagAAGAGGAGTAATAGTATTTGGAAGTTAATATTACTTGTCTTTATGCATACAGTACAGctataagaaatatttattattgaatgggaattttttttgttgggatttaattatttaagtaatattgatagatatttaaaaaaaaatatgaattatggataaaaaagaaaatataatatattttagttcaGAAGagtaatagtattttttttaatataaaaagctAAAACATAACATCACTAGGTCACTcttttttgtttcttaaataTCTACTTTTgccttaatttgaattttaacaaaacttttttttatcataattagtTTTTCCttccaaaatattaataaataaacattagttTAATAAACTtactcaaaattattattattttttatttaacttattatattaaaaatataataatttgtatattaaattttatttagtgaGTGCCGTCCTGTACCTACCCAAGTAGCCTGGGACTTGgtttagaatattttaatttaattaccacttgctatttattttcaataaaaaataaataattggtattgattttgaaaagggtgacttatttttgttataattatttaaatatagcctaatatattattagtgagatatataatttcttataattcatattttcatccaaataatttaaacttattaaatgaataaaaaaatcaaaaattgaatttgtttgaCTGCAGGAAGAGATTGCCATACTAACAAAGGTTCTAACAAACGCGGCCGGTCAGACCGAAGTGAATTTAGGGCAGCTGTTAACCGTTTGCACAACCAACGCCTTAGCTCGTCAAATGCTCGGAAAACGAGTCTTTAGCGACGGAAGCAGCGACGTTGATCCGAAATCCGACGATTTCAAGGGAATGGTGGTGGAATTGATGGTTCTTGCCGGTGTTTTCAATATCGGGATTTCGTTCCTGGTCTCCATTGGCTCAATCTACAGGTATATATAGTGGTCTCCTTGATTATGACTATTGGGTTGTCCTagacataaaattatttttacttagtagatataaattattatttttatttgtaattgattgaattcttaaatataataaattagaaaaaaaattgtttttaccGAAGGTTAACATATAGCTAGCCTATTAagtttactatttattttatggatataatttatatactcTAATTCATGTATTTGCTGGACTTACTCTGATTAATTCTTTGAACGCAATTGTACGATTGTTTGATTAACAATTGTGAACGTTAAACACAGGGAATTGCGTCTAAGATGAAGAAATTTCATTCGCGTTTTGAAGCGTTTTTAGAGCATCTTCAATAGTGCTGCAAACGCATACCCAAAATGGGTTTTTTCCTCCAACCGAACTGCAAAACCAAACCCATAATGAGATTTCTCATTTTCCCTCTTCAAAAAACCCAAATATGCGTTGCTACTGTTCACAaacgcatatatatatatattttttttttgcattttagccctttaacttttacttaattaattttatatattaaacttacttatataatttatttatattttaatttatttatattttaatttgtttatatgttttattgatttatatgttttatttatttatattttatttttatcttatattttatattaagtttatttatataattattaatttaatttatataatattttttatataacataaatttataatataattaaaaaaaattataataatattaaaaaaaaatattttaatatatatatatatatattatatatattattttaataaatttttataattaatttatatttaagtttaaaatatttggatgatattataatattgtggtgtaatttataagtttgtaaaagatatgagtgatattaaaaagttataaaagttgatgtaagaaagaatattataagaatattcttttgggtttgagaatgggtttttcggttggagtaggattactgtttgatgtgacatttacaccaaaataagtttgaaaataagtttttcggttggagataGTCTTAAGCGAGATCTTGGAGGAACACAAAACTCATCTTCTTGATGGCGCTGATAAGAAGTCTACAGATTTGCTTAGTACTCTATGACTACTCAAGGACAGTACCGACGCCGTACCGACAATGGTGGAAAACTTACCAGACACTGAAATCAAAGCCCTACTTTTggtatcatttaaaattatttatgttttttgggAAACGACAAACCATTTTGATAAATGtagaaaaatagtttataaattaaaataaaaaggtaaacctaaCCTAGGCATtgaaaaaattaacatttacatatatataaaaatgtaaaaactaaATCATTAGATAAGTCTAAAGTAAACAACACATAAATCATTAGATAAGTCTTAGGGATAAAAATTGAAGTTTGCttctcattataatttatatttttatttaaaaatttaacacGAAATTGGATAGGTCAAAGTGTTTTTGTTTTAGtgataattaaattgattataggtttattataaactttttctttttaattaagtgTTTAACTATATGTAAACGAGCTAAACCAAGTCGAATAGTTTCAGGTTTAAGCTCGGCTCGTTTAGCATATATTCGGGCTTGAACttgccatatatatatatatattcaattggGCTCACATGTTGTTTGAATTTGACTTATTTAGAACTCATTTAGAACATAGAAGAAGACTTCATTGGTTTCCTTAttagatattaataaatattaaatgagatTTTAAATGAATATGTTCCCGAGCTCATAAACAAGTCTccaaacaaacattttcacgagtttttaaataaacatattcgCGAGCTCATTATCGAGCTTTCTAAACGAATATGTTTGCGAGATGACAAGCCGAATATCTAAAAGCTCTAACTTGGTTCgtttaaaatttcaaacttttaaaGGAGCTCAAGCTCGTCTCGTTAAAACTAATTAACGAGATCGATTAAGATTTTTACCAAGTCGAGATTTGAATTGCTCGCGATtaaatctttttcatttatatctataataatatGGAATACTAACCATAATTCAGTAGAATATGTTTAgaataaatacataataaaattaacagtacttatatttattaaataatgtgATTTTAACACCCCCATTAGAAAATGTTTATAACTTCTATTTTCAATTTGTGATTAACTATTGTTAAGTTGTGTGACTTATTCATGACTTACAAATATTAACACATAATTAACAcataattgattgatttatcgCAGGATCTATTCACAGCTGGAACCGATACATCGGCGAGCACAACCGAATGGGCAATAGCGGAGCTAATCCGCCATCCAAAAGTCATGGCCCAACTCCAACTAGAGATGGATACGGTTGTGGGCCGAAACAGGCTCGTAAGCAGCGAAGCcgaacttccccaactcccatacCTTCAAGCCGTGATCAAGGAAGTTTTCCGCATGCACCCGTCAACTCCACTTTATCTGCCCCGAATGGCTGCAGAAGAATGTGAGATCGACGGGTACATCATTCTAAAGGGCTCAACTCTTTTGATGAATGTGTGAGACATATCGCGTGATCCAAAATCATGGGCCGACCCGTTGGATTTCAAGCCCGAAAGATTTTTACCAGGAGGGGAGAAGCCGAATGCCGATATTCGTGGGAATGATTTCAAGGTTATACCGTTTGGTGCGGGTCGGAGGATATGTGCGGGTATGAGTCTCGGGTTAAGGATGGTTCAGATTTTGACTGCTAGTTTGGTTCATGCATTTGATTGGGGATTGCCTAATGGTTTATTGGCTGAGAAGCTTAATATGGATGAGGCCTATGGGCTGACTTTGCAAAGGGCATCTCCTTTAGTGGTGCATCCTAAGCCTAGGCTTGATGCCCATGTTTATGGGGCTTTTTAATTTGGAATGTTATTGGTTTTATTAGGTATTCTATCTTGAAAACTGTCAACTATGTGATTTGAATAATTCACTTTCTCAATCTTATAATAATGTCATCATATTTTAAGCTTTATTGTTGTAACTATctttatattacatttttagggttttaattaaatgtttgtTCAATTCTACATGGATGTATTGGTCATTTAGGcttatgattataaatatttgtccaaggatataataaatatggagcattaattaatagtatttatattgtaatttttttcaatattcaaACTATATAAACTTAGGAATAATCAAGTGCCTACAAGTATTCTAGCATATAGTGTCAATTTTGGACACCAATTGGgttattaacaaattataatcttCAGGGTCAATGTTGCATGGTTTTATTTGATTACTTAAAGAACACTGTCTTAAGTTGCGACAATTTTTCAAGTGAATGAAGACACATTTGAAGTGTGACGACTTGGTAATGTTGTTATCGGAATGGTCGAGAAATGTcatttttgaattcaaatttgtgTCATAACATGttcagaatatatatataatataaataaaatacttttagGACAACtacatcaaaatcaatattcaAGCTACGACGAATGTCACAATTCCCTTGTGAAATTGGAAATATCTCGAACAACTGGTAGAACATCTCACCAAAGTTGTTGAGGAGTATTTTGATTCTTACGAAGACTTTGAGTTTTCTTCTGCccaaatttaattaacaatGACCTCAAATACAACTTGTAAAGTTTAGGAGTGAACATGTCACTTTTAGACTTTATAACCACAACCTTTTATGCTTTACCAATCTTTTAGAAAGCTAACCAATCCAAACAATATAGTGAGCATCTCCAAATCTTAGTAACTTATGGACAACTAAGTAAATGATCAATCATCTCTTTCAATCCAACAcaatgtatatctagaatataTTAGGAATCttgtattatataaaatacaatgttacaaagaattgaaataaagtaaaatGTACAAGAACAAAATCACCTATTGAGAAGTTAATTCAATGAATGTACTTAGTacattttccttaaaacagttttattGTCTCCCATTGTGTTGGAGCTGTCTCTCATGATACACCGAATTTAGTAGTGATTCAACAATGTAATCACTACGAAGCAAACTAGAAAAGTACCTGAATTAATCACCGGGTTTGAATGAAAATACAACAAGTCAAGAACTCGAAAAACACTCGAATGAGTGAAGAACTTGAAGAACACTCGATTGAGTGAAAAACTCGAAAAACACTCAAAaacaaagaatttttttttagttctagagagataattATTAGATGAATGAGATAAGAAATATACAAAGAGTTCTAACGTTAGGGAGATATATATAGCTGAAAATTAAAtcatcacaataaattcatttatcaatccaaCGACTTATAATTCATCCAACAATTGTATTCTAGAATATTAGCATTTAATATTCTccattaacattaaattttataaaaaaaaatcacattttaaatttgttatgagtttatatttatttggattaaattacatttaatttatttattcaaattctaattttcatttaattaatagaattagtttaaaatttcaacCATAAATTTTATGGTCTCGAATATTCATGAACTTCATGGTCTCGTCCCTCTTCAAAAGCCTCCCACAATTTCTAAGCCATGATATGAATATATATGCCTTGACGCTAGCTCAGAAGACCAAATAATATGGTGTCAATTAACAATCTATGCACAAATTCTAATGATGTCTCAAATCTTACGAGAACAAAATTCACCCCTCCTTAACTTTCCAATATCGAAAGTCTCGCCTTTTGCCACAAAGAACAAGAGAGCGAACATATTCGAGGAATCGTCTGTCTACCCTCTTCGACTCTCCGTAGAACCTTGATTCATTGTCCATCATAAATATCTCAAATGTTGACTCTCTTGCACTTTCATCTAATTCTGATACACTGAAATTGTGATATAAGGTGGATAGAGTGACGCTTGAACCATGACAGGAAATTAATATCCCAGTCATATCAATATCAATAGTGAATCCTTCTTTTTGGAAATAACGAAAATAATTCTTAGAATTGAGAGCCCTATTTTATTCTACGCACTTCTTGAGACcaatttcatcttctttcgGCTAACATACGTCCAACAATTTTACTTTCTTTCCATCCCGACAATGTTGCCCCAAATGAAACAACTCATTATTTGATCCAAATCTTTCGATACCTGTTTTAATACGATCGTCATTCGTCGTTAGAAACTCTCTGAATAATACGAATTCAATAAACACCGATTGGTTAATAACCAATCAGAATATGATAGAATCTTAAGCGCCTAACTTAATACCAATTTTTAGCCTTTCAAACTAAACAATAATAACCTATAAAATTTACATTATGAtgtacaatttatattatataatctatAGTTGAAAAATTCCAATAACATCTTAACAATATAGTGTTTTAAAACATGCATACTTCATTACTCaagtttaattgattaattttttttatgaatattgaACTCCACGAGACTCTACATATTCGtgataattaatcattttaaactagtaaaattttaatgtgtTAAATTTTCACTAGAACTAATTGTATAAACTTTGTTTACTTATTTCACAACATTAAATGTACCAcgttaaatagaataaataattatttgtatcaGCTGAATGTATAAGCATTGCAAATTTAGTATTTGTGTCTTTATGTGATTGTTGGACCTAATTGAATTCAATATTTTCTAGATGGCCCAAGTTCataataaaaacccaaataatatataattaataataaaaacaaaaaacaaatatgtcttctcacaaaatatataaacaaataaatggaactataaataaatcaaataaattaagattttttccataaatagataaacaaaaCTATATTCGATATATAAACTAGATAAACAcaccaaaataatttataaaaaaatcttgaaaaataaaatcatattagtTTCCATGATTTTTCTTGAGTATTGCCCGAGTTCTTGAGTTAGGTCTAGCACGTTGATACGGaaactgtaaaaaaaatatttagtacataaatatttaaaattaaaaataaaaaaaatgtattaaaaactAACTTTTCCATCATTGTCACGTGTTTTAGGGGAAGCACCAAATTCTAgtaataatattacaattttcAATTTTCCAAAATATGCTGCTTCATGTAAAGGctatatcaaaaaaataaaaataaaaaattataatataatttaaacataaataaaaaaaaaaaaaattgtattaaaaaaattaccgTTTGACCATCCTCATCAACTGCTTCTATCATATTGCGTATACAAGCTGAATTATCGATCTCTTTAGCAatatctaataataatttaacaatattGATATCTTCACAACCTGCTGCTTTATGCATAGGCTAtagataacaaataataatttgaaggttataaacatttatttaatttaaaaaacattaataatttagaaGATAAATTCAATTACCGTTGAATCATCACTATCAACTGAGTTTAACATTCTCTTTCTAATATCTTTATCactaatattattgaatataaattCAACAATATTAAACAAACTATTATCACAAGCATAATGTAGAGGAATGGCTCCCTTTTTATTTTTAGCTTCCATATTAGCACCCCTTCCAACTAGTATCTATATtacaaatgaatatataattagtttcaatatttatattaatttattgaatatatttaataattaaaaatttaccTCAAAAGATTTATGACTAGAACAAAGACATACATAATGAAGAGCAGTTTCTCCATCTATTGAATATTCGTCTATATCTCCAgtaaaattatctatataacaacaaattaaaataattaaaataataataaaattagtttaaatttattataaaattatttcttaataaactTTATTCtctaatactatatatatatattcttatattaatGAACTTTTACTAAAAACTAACTTGTATTCAATTCAATAAAGAAAAGtattcaaatttcataaaattgtaaaaaatatatatttaattaaaattttatagagTAGAGTTTTCAAAACTGAAATCtagaagattaaataaaaaaaagcataaaaaaaaattacagcaTATATACCTATGGCAATTTGAAGTCCATTAACATCTCGCTCCTTCATAGCTAGAGCCATATCTTTGAAATGGGGAGCaatattattttcatcaatCGTCGATAACATTATTCTTATGTGTTCGTCCCAATTTTCGTCCCGATTTTCGTCATAACTGCTATTGACATCATCTTCGCTAATGAaatcatcactatcactatcGCTGTAGAAAACGTCATAGATAGTATTATCAAGAAATTGGATCACAAGTTCTTTATTATTGGGTGTAAGCACCATTATTCtctcttaaaattataatagtagaatataaacaatgaaaaaaataaataaataagtctaTTAGTTTGgtatttataaagttataaaaaaaaatttatatatgaaaaagatttatatacataatatttattatataataaaaagattatatttctcaccatatttaaaatatatttaaaaaaatattatttctacttatttatttctaaatgtaaattttatataaatattctctcttttcataattatatttttataaaattacatataataaaaataaatatattttcctttctcaatctttttatttgtttatatctatacatattctataaaaaaaatgggtgtatatttaataaaaataatattttatcttccagtaatatatatatatatatatatatatatatatatatatatatatatatatatatatatatatataaagtccatatataatcaaaatatatcttttatatatatatctcatattttatttcttaatcatAGAacttttataaactattttatatcattattatctaataaatcacgtcaaataaagaaatttaagaaaatataatatcttctctaattgtttttacaatatatataaatttatatatatatatatatatatatatatatatatatatatatatatatatatatatcaccaaaatttaaaaaataaaaatataatttatattcttatttttttcacaaatataatatctatatatataatcaaaattaaaaatgaaattaataaatatattgtcttcctcatttatatattaatatataataacagttctaaattctttaaatttattattatctctcatttcCTTCGAATTTTCAATAAATCACGTTGAAtagaacatttaaaaaaatataatatctctattatatatatatatatatatatatatatatatatatatatatatatatatatatatatatatatatatatcatcctaattaatataatatatattatacctatgaggaaatatatatatatattattatctcccctaatttgtttcatatatatatatatatatatatatatatatatatatatatatatatatataaaaagtccatatatataatcaaaatatatcttttatatacctatctcattttttatttcttaattatggaacttttataaattattgtatatcATTATTATCTAATAAATCACGTGAATaaagaaatttaagaaaatataatatcttctctaatttttttacaatatatataaatttatatatatatatatatatatatatatatatatatattatctctcattatatataataaaactcaccataatttaaaaaataaaaattgagtttatattctcatttatttctcaatatataatatacatttatttatatatatatatatatatatatatatatatatatatatatatatatatatatatatatatatatatatatatatatatatatataaccatatatatatatatataaccaaaattcaaaatgaaattaataaatatattgagtaaaacatttaaaaaaatataatatatcttttaattgtttttaccatatataatataaatttctttatatatatatatatatatatatatatatatatatatatatatatatatatatatttaaaaaatatatatacaattaaaatatataattaaaatatatcttttatatacatatttcttttttatttcttaattatggaacttttataaatatatatatatatatatatataatttaaaaaataaaaatataatttatattctcatttatttctcaatatataatatatatataaccatatatatatatatatatatatatatatatataaccaaaattcaaaataaaattaataaatatattatcttcctcatttattaatatataataacagttctaaattctttaaatttattattatttctctcatttatttaaaattttcaataagtgACGTTTAATAGaacatttaagaaaatataatatctcttttaattgtttttaccatatataatataaatttataaatataatattttctcatataattctgtatttataatattttatatataataaaaaatgattgggGAGTGAATTtggaaaagaataataatatgaCGCAATTTAATTAgctgtaaaaataaaatattttctctcttttctctcactttttttaaataataactatcaccaaatactttttatttctctcactttttttaaataataactatCACCAAATACTTTTTAAATGTCCTAGGTAACTAATATAAGCATTTGCAAAAATAGTACAAAGCATAAGTTTATATTACAGAGCATAAGTTTATATTACAGAACATAAATTGCCCATATATATATCaccaaaattaaaagaaaattaaaaaatatattatctctcttatatatttccatcaaattttcaataaatcacatagaatagaaaaattaagaaaatacaatatctcttctaattgtttttatcatatataatataaatttataaatattttctcatataattctatatttataacattttatatataataaaaaaatgatttagtgAGTGAATTTGGCAGAAATGGGATACCTTGGTAGCAGCTGAAAATTTCATTCTTTTCTTCCATTTTTTTCTTTAGAGACTTTTTAAATGTCATAAGCTGACTTATAACTAATATAAGCACTGGCATAAATAGTACAAAGTATAAGTCTATATTACTTAACATAAATTGTCAGCTGCCCTTATTTTGTAAGGCTTTTCCATCATCTACACTATTTGAACATGTAATCgtatcatatttttcaaatcatCTTAACAACTAAATATGTATTCTTTATctttatcattttcaaataacaatatttcataacaaAATGATTTAGTataaaaactcattttattaacatccataaaaatttcTTATCAATTACACCAGTTTATTATCCTATCAAAATTccaaataaatctttattttcgTTTTGTTATTTCTTCTCATAATCTTTCTaagatttatttgtttttgctctttttaaataaaaggaaaaagaagtGAAGCAAGTGGAAAGTGAATGAAATTAAGTAGAGGTAAGAGATATCATTTCACTAATATACAAATT
This is a stretch of genomic DNA from Impatiens glandulifera chromosome 4, dImpGla2.1, whole genome shotgun sequence. It encodes these proteins:
- the LOC124935582 gene encoding ankyrin repeat domain-containing protein 39 homolog encodes the protein MVLTPNNKELVIQFLDNTIYDVFYSDSDSDDFISEDDVNSSYDENRDENWDEHIRIMLSTIDENNIAPHFKDMALAMKERDVNGLQIAIDNFTGDIDEYSIDGETALHYILVGRGANMEAKNKKGAIPLHYACDNSLFNIVEFIFNNISDKDIRKRMLNSVDSDDSTPMHKAAGCEDINIVKLLLDIAKEIDNSACIRNMIEAVDEDGQTPLHEAAYFGKLKIVILLLEFGASPKTRDNDGKVSF